The following are encoded together in the Cicer arietinum cultivar CDC Frontier isolate Library 1 chromosome 2, Cicar.CDCFrontier_v2.0, whole genome shotgun sequence genome:
- the LOC101498459 gene encoding probable F-box protein At1g44080, with amino-acid sequence MDRDWANLESLALDIIISKLIEPIDHIWFGSVCKNWHSIAKLNHLNNYKFRNNILPMLMIPSKKNPRKRSPRKRSLFSISANRVYEFQLTVFSNKRVCGSTHGWIATVDKNNVITLVNPFKDVAPIILPRIDVYDSYKYYEFDVRKVTLSVDPITNPNDYVVAAIYTNRGCLAFMKAGQEFWTYMDDIDNRRHTGFVDVAFYKDLVYAVSRWKSIVSFDLCYSTCPYRFEERIPNFVREQGENETYSSLAYLVTSLEGDLWMVRRFVDTVYPYVGGTGNNGTQSFQVFKLELDCTGEKLINMIKLETLGDNVLFLGGSDSTSISASYFSCYVQKNSIYYTDNYIDDTPVRYPQVPYDMGIYNVKDGSFGIHCPFKPYFKGLAPPVWVLPPFQWDC; translated from the coding sequence ATGGATAGAGATTGGGCAAACTTAGAGTCACTTGCTCTCGACATTATTATTTCGAAGTTAATTGAACCAATTGATCACATTTGGTTTGGTTCCGTATGCAAGAATTGGCACTCAATTGCAAAGCTTAATCATCTAAACAACTACAAATTTAGGAATAATATATTGCCTATGTTGATGATCCCTTCAAAGAAGAATCCAAGAAAAAGAAGTCCAAGAAAAAGAAGTTTGTTTAGCATATCAGCAAACAGAGTGTATGAATTTCAATTGACAGTGTTTTCTAATAAGAGAGTTTGTGGTTCAACTCATGGTTGGATTGCAACCGTAGATAAAAATAATGTCATAACTTTGGTGAATCCTTTTAAGGATGTAGCTCCTATTATTCTACCTCGGATTGATGTTTATGATTCTTATAAGTATTATGAATTCGATGTACGTAAGGTTACTTTGTCGGTTGACCCTATAACAAATCCAAATGATTACGTGGTTGCAGCAATTTATACTAACCGTGGGTGTCTTGCTTTCATGAAAGCAGGACAAGAGTTTTGGACGTACATGGATGACATTGACAACCGGCGCCATACTGGTTTCGTTGATGTTGCATTCTACAAAGATTTGGTGTATGCTGTATCTCGTTGGAAATCAATTGTCTCCTTTGATCTTTGTTATTCTACTTGCCCTTATCGATTTGAAGAGAGAATTCCAAATTTTGTTAGAGAACAAGGTGAAAATGAAACTTACTCTTCACTAGCTTATCTAGTGACATCATTGGAGGGAGATCTGTGGATGGTGAGAAGGTTTGTAGATACAGTGTATCCTTATGTTGGTGGCACTGGAAATAATGGTACACAAAGTTTTCAAGTGTTTAAGTTGGAATTGGATTGCACAGGCGAAAAGCTTATAAATATGATCAAACTTGAGACTTTGGGAGATAATGTGTTATTCTTGGGTGGCAGTGACTCAACGTCTATATCAGCTTCATATTTTTCATGTTACGTACAAAAGAATTCTATTTATTATACTGATAATTATATTGACGATACACCAGTTCGTTATCCTCAAGTCCCTTATGATATGGGAATCTATAATGTAAAAGATGGAAGTTTTGGTATTCATTGCCCTTTCAAACCTTATTTCAAGGGTTTGGCACCTCCTGTATGGGTTCTGCCACCTTTTCAGTGGGATTgctaa
- the LOC140919338 gene encoding uncharacterized protein, translating into MSVSNDKIPTNLPILDSKNYDKWHKQMKVLFGYQDVLDMITDGITPLSKEATAAQQAKFKEDKKKDYKALFLIHSCVDSDNFEKVGDYDSAKTAWGILEKAYVGADKAKVVRLQTHKRQFELLQMEDKETINDYVTRVTRLGNLMKSCGEAVSKQNFVSKVLRSLTPRFDNIVVALEESKDLKTMTKDKLQSSLEAHEQRMDERGNDKAKAEVALQARFNEKNKKSKRKWPSRGKKNFQNFDEKESKNSRKGEGSSKGGGQDNYKSFDKSIKKCYNCQKIGHFARECRAKPRENHADKAKVARQDVDYDNTVLVMIMEENYDIKEVLDNNCDKRKLLDNNYCSA; encoded by the coding sequence ATGTCCGTTTCCAATGACAAAATCCCTACCAACCTTCCGATTCTTGATTCGAAGAATTATGacaaatggcacaaacaaaTGAAAGTTTTGTTTGGATATCAAGATGTTCTTGATATGATTACCGATGGCATTACTCCTCTTAGTAAAGAGGCTACAGCAGCTCAACAAGCGAAATTCAAGGAAGATAAGAAGAAAGACTACAAGGCCCTTTTCTTGATCCATTCTTGCGTCGATAGTGACAACTTCGAAAAGGTTGGCGATTACGACTCAGCGAAGACAGCTTGGGGTATTCTTGAGAAAGCTTATGTTGGTGCGGATAAGGCGAAGGTGGTGAGGTTACAAACTCATAAGCGGCAGTTTGAGTTACTTCAAATGGAAGACAAGGAAACAATTAACGATTACGTGACGCGTGTGACGCGCTTGGGGAATCTAATGAAGTCGTGTGGTGAAGCCGTTTCCAAACAGAACTTTGTGTCAAAGGTATTGCGTTCTTTAACACCAAGATTCGATAATATTGTGGTGGCGCTTGAGGAATCGAAGGATCTCAAGACAATGACGAAAGATAAACTTCAAAGTTCATTGGAAGCTCATGAACAAAGAATGGACGAAAGAGGAAACGATAAAGCCAAAGCGGAAGTTGCTTTGCAAGCCCGTTTCAACGAGAAGAATAAGAAATCGAAAAGGAAATGGCCTTCTAGAGGAAAGAAAAATTTCCAGAATTTTGATGAAAAAGAGTCAAAAAATTCAAGGAAAGGTGAGGGCAGTTCAAAAGGTGGTGGTCAAGACAACTACAAGTCGTTCGACAAAAGTATCAAGAAGTGTTACAATTGTCAAAAGATTGGGCATTTCGCAAGAGAGTGTAGAGCGAAACCAAGGGAGAATCATGCGGATAAGGCTAAGGTTGCTAGGCAAGACGTGGATTATGATAACACGGTTCTTGTGATGATCATGGAAGAGAACTACGACATTAAAGAGGTGTTGGACAACAATTGTGACAAGAGGAAGTTGCTGGACAACAACTATTGCAGTGCATAA